In one window of Paracoccus saliphilus DNA:
- a CDS encoding monovalent cation/H+ antiporter subunit A: MSPALIALLPFIGALLPGLLVRSGRSVAATACGTATFVALLGLLLHVPAVMRGEVITARFEWLPLIQLNANFRIDGLAILFGTLILGIGLLIITYARFYLSRQDPVGKFYTYLMLFQGAMMGIVLSDNILLLLIFWELTSLSSFLLIGYWRHLPAGRQGARMALAVTGMGGLAMIAGMMILGQIAGSYDISDILQAKDAIQASPHYTTALILILIGAFTKSAQFPFHFWLPHAMAAPTPVSAYLHSATMVKAGLFLMARLWPVLSGTPEWFWIVATTGLITMLLGAAIALFKDDLKALLAFSTVSHLGLITMLLGFGTEEAAIAAVFHIINHATFKAALFMTAGIIDHEAGTRSIARLGGLRKLMPISFAIGTIAALSMAGIPPLNGFLSKEMMLYEASHLELARQFFMVVATVAAVFSVGYSLRFIFHVFTGPERHDYPHHPHDPGFGMWAGPALLTVLVILIGLFPNVMAGWLVDISASAVTGHEAHAHIAHWHGINAALIMSMIAIAGGVVLLKLHKPLLAAWEAAPRPEAKEIFDTLVLAAVKAGRAVTDAMTNGSMPRALAFFTLASLFAGGFAWVTGSAGPITRPMLPIEPVPFIGWLLLIVATGCMVFVHRIRLLALVLVAIVGLITSIFFAYFSAPDLALTQISVEIVTVILLLLALNFLPKRTLVETSATIRGWDAFIATLAGVGFGGLTYAILRRDFAFDSISGYMLDNSYKMGGGTNVVNVILVDFRGYDTFGEITVLGIAALAIFALTQTLLQGKSSARLRNWVYDQRRAGDRHPLMLVIATRVILPITLVVGLFIFLRGHNQPGGGFIAGLVVAVALLMQYMASGYAWAQDRQTIPYHALIGAGVVAAGVTGIGAWFNGKPFLTSAYGYFKLPFLEEFELATAMGFDLGVFLCVVGAVMLALNSLSRIARRAGETVNEKPMDIDLSEEQEEPKGAL; the protein is encoded by the coding sequence ATGTCGCCAGCCCTCATCGCCCTGCTGCCATTCATCGGGGCATTGCTGCCCGGTCTGCTTGTCCGCTCTGGCCGCTCCGTCGCGGCCACGGCCTGCGGAACCGCGACATTCGTGGCGCTTCTGGGGCTGCTGCTGCATGTTCCCGCCGTGATGCGCGGCGAGGTAATCACCGCCCGATTCGAGTGGTTGCCGCTGATCCAGCTCAACGCGAATTTCCGCATCGACGGGCTGGCGATCCTGTTCGGCACGCTGATCCTGGGGATCGGGCTGTTGATCATCACCTATGCGCGCTTCTACCTGTCGCGGCAGGATCCGGTGGGCAAGTTCTACACCTACCTGATGCTGTTCCAGGGCGCGATGATGGGCATCGTGCTGTCGGACAACATCCTGCTTCTGCTGATTTTCTGGGAGCTGACCTCGCTCTCGTCCTTTTTGCTGATCGGCTATTGGCGGCATCTGCCCGCCGGGCGGCAGGGCGCACGCATGGCGCTGGCCGTGACCGGCATGGGCGGGCTGGCGATGATCGCGGGGATGATGATCCTCGGGCAGATCGCGGGCAGCTATGACATCAGCGATATCCTGCAGGCGAAGGACGCGATCCAGGCCAGCCCGCATTACACCACCGCGCTGATCCTGATCCTGATCGGCGCCTTCACGAAATCGGCGCAGTTCCCGTTCCATTTCTGGCTGCCGCATGCCATGGCCGCCCCCACCCCGGTCAGCGCCTATCTGCATAGCGCGACCATGGTGAAGGCGGGGCTGTTCCTGATGGCGAGGCTCTGGCCGGTGCTGTCGGGGACGCCGGAATGGTTCTGGATCGTCGCCACGACCGGGCTGATCACCATGCTGCTCGGCGCGGCCATCGCGCTGTTCAAGGACGACCTCAAGGCGCTGCTGGCATTCTCGACGGTCAGTCACCTGGGGCTGATTACCATGCTGCTCGGCTTCGGCACCGAAGAGGCCGCCATCGCCGCCGTCTTCCACATCATCAACCACGCCACCTTCAAGGCCGCCCTGTTCATGACCGCCGGGATCATCGATCACGAGGCGGGCACGCGCTCCATCGCCAGGCTTGGCGGGCTGCGCAAGCTGATGCCGATCAGCTTCGCCATCGGCACCATCGCGGCGCTGTCCATGGCAGGTATCCCGCCGCTCAACGGCTTCCTGTCCAAGGAGATGATGCTTTACGAGGCCAGCCACCTGGAACTGGCGCGGCAATTCTTCATGGTGGTGGCGACCGTCGCGGCGGTGTTCTCGGTCGGCTATTCGCTGCGCTTCATCTTTCACGTCTTCACCGGGCCCGAGCGGCACGATTATCCGCATCACCCGCATGATCCGGGCTTCGGCATGTGGGCAGGCCCTGCCCTGCTGACGGTGCTGGTGATCCTGATCGGGCTGTTCCCGAATGTCATGGCGGGCTGGCTGGTCGATATCTCGGCCAGCGCGGTCACCGGGCACGAGGCGCATGCGCATATCGCGCATTGGCACGGGATTAATGCCGCCCTGATCATGTCGATGATCGCCATCGCGGGCGGGGTAGTGCTGCTGAAGCTGCACAAGCCCCTGCTCGCCGCATGGGAGGCCGCCCCGCGCCCCGAGGCGAAGGAGATCTTCGATACGCTGGTGCTCGCCGCCGTCAAGGCCGGACGGGCGGTCACCGATGCCATGACCAATGGCTCGATGCCGCGGGCGCTGGCCTTCTTCACGCTCGCCTCGCTTTTCGCGGGCGGTTTCGCATGGGTCACGGGTTCCGCCGGTCCGATCACGCGGCCGATGCTGCCGATAGAGCCGGTGCCCTTCATCGGCTGGCTGCTGCTGATCGTGGCAACCGGCTGCATGGTCTTTGTTCACCGGATCCGCCTGCTGGCGCTGGTGCTCGTGGCCATCGTCGGGTTGATCACCTCGATCTTCTTCGCCTATTTCTCGGCCCCCGACCTCGCGCTGACGCAGATCTCGGTCGAGATCGTCACCGTGATCCTGCTGCTTCTGGCGCTTAATTTCCTGCCCAAACGGACATTGGTCGAGACCAGCGCCACGATCCGGGGCTGGGACGCCTTCATCGCCACCCTGGCGGGGGTCGGCTTTGGCGGGCTGACCTATGCAATCCTGCGGCGCGATTTCGCCTTTGACAGCATTTCGGGCTACATGCTTGATAACAGCTACAAAATGGGCGGCGGCACCAATGTCGTGAACGTCATCCTGGTGGATTTCCGCGGCTATGACACCTTTGGCGAGATCACCGTTCTGGGCATCGCCGCGCTGGCGATCTTCGCGCTGACACAGACCTTGCTGCAGGGCAAATCCTCGGCCCGGCTGCGCAACTGGGTCTATGACCAGCGCCGCGCGGGGGACCGTCATCCGCTGATGCTGGTGATCGCGACACGGGTGATCCTGCCCATCACGCTGGTGGTCGGCCTGTTCATCTTCCTGCGCGGCCATAACCAGCCGGGCGGCGGCTTCATCGCCGGTCTTGTCGTCGCGGTCGCGCTGCTGATGCAATACATGGCCTCGGGCTATGCCTGGGCGCAGGACCGCCAGACCATCCCCTATCACGCGCTGATCGGCGCGGGCGTGGTGGCGGCGGGCGTTACCGGGATCGGCGCATGGTTCAACGGCAAACCGTTCCTGACCTCGGCCTATGGCTATTTCAAGTTGCCCTTCCTCGAGGAGTTCGAGCTGGCGACGGCGATGGGCTTCGATCTCGGCGTGTTCCTCTGCGTCGTCGGCGCGGTGATGCTCGCGCTCAACTCGCTCAGCCGGATCGCCCGGCGGGCCGGGGAGACGGTGAACGAGAAGCCGATGGATATCGATTTGAGCGAAGAACAAGAAGAACCGAAAGGAGCCCTGTGA
- the ruvC gene encoding crossover junction endodeoxyribonuclease RuvC → MRVLGIDPGLRNMGWGVISVDGPRLRHVANGVIQTTADGSAQDLGARLSVLFRGLTEVIAEYRPDAAAVEQTFVNKDAAGTLKLGQARGIALLAPAEAGIAVGEYAPNAVKKTVVGVGHAGKEQVQHMVRVQLPGVQFNGPDSADALAIAICHAHHLQGRTLRVAGLRQGVA, encoded by the coding sequence ATGCGTGTTCTGGGCATCGATCCTGGATTGAGGAATATGGGCTGGGGGGTGATCTCGGTCGACGGGCCACGGCTGCGGCATGTGGCCAACGGCGTGATCCAAACGACAGCCGATGGCAGCGCGCAGGATCTGGGCGCGCGCCTCTCGGTGCTGTTCCGCGGGCTGACCGAAGTGATCGCGGAGTATCGCCCCGATGCCGCCGCGGTCGAGCAGACCTTTGTGAACAAGGACGCTGCAGGCACGCTGAAACTGGGTCAGGCGCGCGGGATCGCCTTGCTGGCCCCGGCAGAGGCGGGTATCGCCGTGGGTGAATACGCGCCCAACGCGGTCAAGAAAACCGTGGTCGGCGTCGGGCATGCCGGGAAGGAGCAGGTGCAGCACATGGTTCGGGTTCAATTGCCGGGGGTCCAGTTCAACGGACCGGATTCCGCCGATGCGCTGGCGATCGCGATTTGCCACGCGCATCACCTGCAGGGCCGGACATTGAGGGTCGCGGGCCTGCGACAAGGTGTCGCATGA
- the ruvA gene encoding Holliday junction branch migration protein RuvA: MIGRIAGVILHRAADHVLIDVRGIGYIVHVSERTSMNLPPVGQAVALYTELLVREDLLQLFGFSTLLEKEWHRLLTSVQGVGAKVSLALLGTLGAEGLSRAIALGDWSAVRKAPGVGPKLAQRIVLELKDKAPAIMALGGDLTVDAGGVAGAPGIEPGTPAADAPAPVAGAPAQPDPAGGGTAKAAAEALSALTNLGYGHSEAASAVAETQARETGADTSTLIRAALKSLAPKG, from the coding sequence ATGATCGGGCGCATCGCCGGGGTGATCCTGCATCGTGCCGCCGATCACGTGCTGATCGACGTGCGGGGAATCGGCTATATCGTCCATGTCAGCGAACGCACCTCGATGAACCTGCCCCCGGTCGGGCAGGCCGTCGCGCTCTATACCGAATTGCTTGTGCGCGAGGATTTGCTGCAGCTTTTCGGCTTTTCGACGCTGCTGGAAAAGGAATGGCACCGGCTGCTGACCTCGGTCCAGGGTGTGGGCGCGAAAGTGTCGCTGGCCCTGCTTGGCACGCTCGGGGCCGAGGGGCTGTCGCGGGCCATCGCCCTGGGCGACTGGTCGGCGGTGCGCAAGGCGCCGGGGGTCGGGCCGAAGCTGGCGCAGCGCATCGTGCTGGAACTGAAGGACAAGGCCCCGGCGATCATGGCGCTTGGCGGCGACCTGACCGTCGATGCCGGAGGGGTTGCGGGCGCGCCGGGCATCGAACCCGGCACGCCCGCCGCCGATGCCCCGGCCCCCGTGGCCGGTGCCCCGGCGCAACCCGACCCGGCCGGCGGGGGAACGGCAAAGGCCGCGGCCGAGGCATTGTCGGCGCTGACCAATCTTGGCTATGGCCATTCCGAGGCCGCCTCTGCCGTGGCCGAGACGCAGGCGCGTGAAACCGGGGCCGATACATCCACATTGATCCGCGCGGCGCTCAAATCGCTCGCGCCGAAGGGATAG
- the ruvB gene encoding Holliday junction branch migration DNA helicase RuvB, with translation MSEPDPTLRPEPLEGETEDRALRPQALGDFVGQAEARANLRVFIESAKMRGKAMDHTLFFGPPGLGKTTLAQIMARELGVNFRMTSGPVLARAGDLAAILTNLEARDVLFIDEIHRMNPAVEEVLYPAMEDFELDLVIGEGPAARTVRIELQPFTLVGATTRLGLLTTPLRDRFGIPTRLQFYEVEELDHIVQRGARLLGIEVEQEGTLEIARRSRGTPRIAGRLLRRVVDFALVEGDGRLTRAIADSALTRLGVDDIGLDGADRRYLKLMAEHYGGGPVGVETLSAALSESRDAIEEVIEPFLLQQGLIARTPRGRQLAPRAWRHMGLAAPVAPGQEDLFEG, from the coding sequence ATGAGCGAGCCCGATCCCACCCTGCGTCCCGAACCGCTGGAGGGCGAGACCGAGGACCGGGCCCTGCGCCCGCAGGCGCTTGGCGATTTCGTAGGCCAGGCCGAGGCGCGCGCCAATCTGCGCGTCTTCATCGAAAGCGCGAAGATGCGCGGGAAGGCGATGGACCACACGCTGTTCTTCGGCCCTCCGGGCCTTGGCAAGACCACGCTCGCCCAGATCATGGCGCGCGAACTGGGGGTGAATTTCCGCATGACCTCGGGGCCGGTGCTGGCGCGGGCTGGCGATCTGGCGGCGATCCTGACCAATCTCGAGGCCCGCGACGTGCTGTTCATCGACGAGATCCACCGCATGAACCCGGCCGTGGAAGAGGTGCTTTACCCGGCGATGGAGGATTTCGAGCTGGACCTGGTGATCGGCGAGGGCCCGGCGGCGCGGACCGTGCGGATCGAGCTGCAGCCCTTCACCCTTGTCGGGGCGACGACGCGGTTGGGCCTGCTGACCACGCCGCTCAGGGATCGTTTCGGCATCCCGACCCGGCTGCAATTCTACGAGGTCGAGGAACTCGACCATATCGTCCAGCGCGGCGCCCGGTTGCTGGGGATCGAGGTCGAACAGGAGGGCACGCTTGAAATCGCCCGCCGCTCGCGTGGCACGCCGCGCATCGCGGGGCGGCTGCTGCGCCGGGTGGTGGATTTCGCGCTGGTCGAGGGCGATGGCCGCCTGACCCGCGCCATTGCCGATTCCGCCCTGACCCGGTTGGGCGTGGACGATATCGGGCTGGACGGGGCCGACCGCCGCTACCTGAAGCTGATGGCCGAACATTATGGCGGCGGCCCGGTCGGGGTCGAGACCCTGTCGGCGGCGCTGTCGGAAAGCCGCGATGCGATCGAGGAGGTGATCGAGCCCTTCCTGTTGCAGCAAGGGCTGATCGCGCGGACGCCTCGTGGCCGTCAATTGGCCCCTCGTGCCTGGCGGCATATGGGGCTGGCGGCGCCGGTCGCCCCCGGACAGGAAGACCTGTTCGAGGGATAG